TCTCAAACAAGGAAAAGTAATGGCACCTGAGGTTTTCCAAGGAACGAGCTGggtcattattttcaataaacTCATTGTGCAGCGTCTGGAATTTTTGAGCagcttctttaaaaataaaaacaaccagGTCTACAGGTTCTTCTTTATGTTCTTCCTTTATCATTCTGAGGAGTTCATGGCAGTATGTCTCATCATAGTTCCCTTTAGtgctaattatttcagaaatgtaattGTGGTATTTGTTTATTACAGGGTCAAAATCAGTGTCCCAATAGTaatcttcaaaattattttggccatGTAGCTTTTTAGAAGGTGAATTATATTTCAGGTACTGAAACATTTCCTGGCTTATATCCCTCTTGCTTAGTCTTTGTATATTTAAACCCTTTAGTGTTTCTTCCcatatattttcaaattccaTCTTCAACATATTATCATCCAATTCAGAACCATTATCCCTGCTGTTCTCAATAATAGCTTTAACTTTAGATTCTATATTTTGGAGGAATCTTTCCTGTATTTGTTGAACTTTGCTCCTGTCCAGTTGCAGACGTAATGCATCTTCACACTTTATGACTAAACAAGATTCCTGTGTCTCTCTGAGATATTTCACACTGCGGAAGAAATCAGTTCTAAATGGTTCCAAGAGATGAACATTGTCACATCCACTGCTAAAATATTCCTCTAGTGACTGTGACATGTTTCTCTCTTCTATTCCCAATATCTGTTTCATTTCTTGCATAATCATTTTTCTCCTTTCTGAATCCAGTTTGTCTGCTGGTAGATTCCTGATAGAAGTTTCTGTCTCAGTAAACCAATTATAAGTTGCCTTCAGGAAGCTCCATTCCCAGCCTGTATAATGCATACACAGCTGGTTATAAGCCTCGGAAACTAAGCTATTTCTGAAGCTAAAGATAAATTTCTCATGTTTCACAGCATTCCACAGGCTTTTTATCCACTCTGTAAATTCTGGGATAGTCTGAGCCTTCACTTTCATCTTTTTCATATATGAAATCAAATATTTCTTCAGTTCATTTACACCATTACTGTATCCAGTATTAACTGAGGCCATAGGTGGGACACCATACCACAAGCCAGGGATATACCAAGTGTGTTCCTCAAGGTCATAGTCTATAATATCTGAGAACATCGTTATATGAttctttttctccatttttgCTGCAACTTCAGTCATTTTATCCAACTGCTGCAAGAGCTTCTGTCTGTCCCTCAGGTTCTTCTCATGCGCAGAAACATCACTGACATTTTGGTGGACAAACTGGCAATTGTGCTTCTTGCCTATTTGTTTCATCCGAAGGAAAGCATGTATCACTAACTGCAGAATATCTTTCATTTCTGCTGTGTTCTCCATGGCCATGTTGATTATTGTGATATCGCTCAACCCAACAACTAGAGTGGCCATCTCATTGTCATGTTCATAGCTGTCCTCCAGAGAAGCCAGTTCAGGAGACTTTAAACCTTCTGTGTCAATCACTAGGATAAACTCACAGCCTAATTCCATTTGGAACTTATCTTCCACTTTAATCAGTGTCATGAAGGCTCCCCGCGTGCATCGCCCACTGGCCACAGGGAACTGCAAGCCAAACATGGTGTTCAGGAGGGTGGACTTCCCTGTGCTCTGCACTCCCAGCACTGTGATTACTCTCATTCTGTATTTCCCTCCTGTCTTAGTGTCCAGCTCATTTAGAACATCAGAAATCCACTGTAGCGGGATGTTGGAGGCGTCTCCATCTATCAGCTCCAATGGGAACCCATCAAGGAGAAGATCGGCAGCCATTCCTGGGAGTTTGCTGAATTTCTCTTCCATGTTACTGCCATTCTCCACAACATATTTAGCTTCATAAAACTGTCCCAGTTCTCTCAGAAAGTGTTCAATGCCTAAGGAGCTGTCTGATATTCTCTGATCTATTTGTTTTAGTTTCTCTACATCTGCTCCATAGTTGTCAAATGTCtccttgtactctgcctgcagtTTACAGAGATTTTCTCTAGCAACTGACTCAAGACTGAAttttgtaaactttaaaaaacactgtttttcaaTTTGAGCTAATTCAGTGGCTGCTTTTCTGAACTGTTCAATGGCTTCAGGGAAAGGATGTGCATTTTGCCTCTTGCGGAGTGAAGAACAACGTTGCCTCAGTTTGTCCATGTAATCTTCTGCATTCTCACTGCCCTGGTCTCTCATTCTACACATTTCTTTCTCTGTTTTGGACAGTTCTTTCCAGAGCTCCCCCTGCAGTTTCATTGTTTCATTCTTATATTTAACAATGTCCCTTATATTGGTGGCAATCTGATTGGCATGGTGCTTTGCTGCTTCTAGCTCTATGGAGCTTTCATCAACATGAATATTAAATGTCTGAGTTTTTTGCGACATTTGTTGTAGATTCATGTTATAATCGGATATTTTGGTATGATTTGCAATAGTATTCTTTAATTCTCTTACCAGTGCTGCATCATTGGATGATCTTTTTCTTTCCCAGACATTCTTCTTATCTAGGTTCAGTTTTTCTTGTAGCAGTTCCCTGTATTCCTTTATTTTCTTACTAGAGGCTTGTGAAGAAGGatctataataatatatgtattatacaaGTTATTGAATTTTGCTAAAAGTTCACACTCTCTCTCCCCGACACTCTCGGTGAATATGAACACTGCCGATGATACGTGGCTTAAAAATCTGAACTGCTCCTCACCAGACCTCAAGTCTCCTCTCATATTTGTGACTGCAATGGGTTGTTTGATAATGTCTGATTTTAAGTTGCTGCCAGGAAAATACCAACATATTTCCACCAATCCATCTGAGATTTTACGTGAAGCATTCCCAGTTTCCATTTCTTTGTGTAAAAAAACCTCTTGCGCCTGATGAGCTGGGCTGAGAATAAGATTGAGAATGTGGGACTTTGATGTTCTGCAGTTCCCTAGTCTCACAAAAGAGAAAACTGGCATTGATATGTTCACCAAGTTATCCTCCTTAAATCCTTTACTGTCTTGTGATGATTGAGGTCTCCACCTCTTCACAATGCCTCTCATTGCCCATAGCATGAAGGTGCAGTCTGTGCCATCACCAGGAGGGAGCAGCAGAGGGACAGCAAATTGGCACATGGACATTTTCAGTAGAATTTCTTGCTGTAAGCAAGGGTCTGAATAATGTAGGAGAGCACAGAGAACATCTAGAGGATGGACTGAATCATCACTGTCAGATGATGAATCTTCATCTAAGTACCAATCATCCTGGTCTGTGTCTAACTGTGTAACTTGATGCTGTAAGGTTGTATTCCTTGCATTTCTGTTAAGGGACATCAGCTTTCTCAGATAATACCAAGGAACTTCTGGAAGGGTCTGACACTGAATCATCTGTCCAAGGCTAAGAACATCTTTCAGGCTCAGTTTAGAACTGTAACTGTCCAATCCGaattctttaaatattttctgaaatgctgACTTTTCTCctgcaaaacaaaatattcaaaCCATAAGTCAAAGTAACACTGTATAAACTACACAACTACACTTTTTCtatgtaaaagaaagaaatatagtgagttgttctgatgttcttttggTTAGGAAAACatttagaaacctctctcaaatctttcctaagcagaagaacatcagagcagcctctttctttctcctgacaacttccttgactacttggtggtcagactggtgggaaactgaccagcaggtggcgctgttgtaacaaaattcattcatattaacagtacatgtatcccttaatatcttggaataaaaaataaataatgaatgaatgtaaatgacaaaagtgcttagaataaccccctcatcaattttacattcacttattaataaaggtttatttatccttgaacaattcctttaaagtccaCTTAAAGTCAGAAAGAAATAGAATAGGGCAAACAGCCCAAAAAGACAAAAGGAGATCAAGAAGgcagcaaacaaataaaaaaaaacagaaaatcagaacaaaagaaaaataaagcaaataggaGAAAATGCAAGGAAGACAAAATGGAggaagaaaaagttattttgtaaatTGGGCCCTTAGTCAGCTGCTGGGAAGCTAGTGATCATCATTTATCTATAGCTCAAGGGCTTACTTCACAGAAATGATGGGGCCCTACAAATCTGTTTTGTATTGTGGCCCCACTAACAATAAGTTCTGACCTGTATCATATTCCATCTTGGTATTTCCTCTGTTACCCTTTATCCATTTTCTTTCGAGGTTCACATTTCCATATTCAGAATACATTTTACTCTATTAGGTCAACTTACAGTATCAATAGACTTGCTTTCTCCAGTCACTGCAATTAAAGGCCTCCATATCATTTCCTTAACCTAAGGTCCTGGATCTTGCTGCACTACTTTAACTTACAATCAAGGGTTCAAGCATACTGAAATGCCCTCAATGCCTGATGTTAAGTAAATAGGACCTACATGAATAAGATATGACCCTTggggtgggcattgaaagtactgtttctatttttgcagatgatactaaattgtgcagaactataggttccatgcgggatgctgccactttgcacagtgatttgtctaaactggaaaactgggcagcaaactggaaaatgaggttcaatgttgataaatgcaggttatgcactttggcaaaaataatagaaatgcaagttatacactaaatggcagtgtgttgggtgtttccttaaatgagaaggatctaggggtctttgtagataacacgttgtctaattctgggcagtgtcattctgtggctactgaagcaaataaagttcttgtataaaaaaagggcattaactcaagggatgaaaacataattctgcctctttataggtccctggtgaggcctcatctggagtatgggggcagttttggactccagtccttaagagggatataaatgagctggagagagtgcagagactaagtgcaactaaactggttagagggagggaagagttaaattatgaggggagactgacaaggttggggttgttttctctgggaaaaaggcgcttgtgaggggacatgattagactttacaagtacattagaggacattatagacaaatggcaggggacctttttacccataaagagaatcacgtaccagaggcctccccttcagactagaagaaaagaagtttcatttaaaggaacagagtagggggttcatcacagtcaggacagtgaggttggggaatgcactgccgggtgatgattcagttaatgactataagagggacttggatgatttcttggacagacataatacaaaggctattgtgatactaaactttatagttagtatagatatggggatatataatttatgtgacagtagggaggggtgtgtatggatgctgggttttcatttggagcggttgaacttcatggaatttggtctttttttcaacccaaatatactatgtaactatataactttgTACGACATTCGAGGGTCTAAgacagggatcccaaaccttttttacccatgcgccacttcaaatgtaaaaagaagttggagagcaacacaagcatgaaaaaagtttgtgGGGatccaattatgggctgtgattggctatttggtagcccctatgtggattggcagcctacaggaggctcttttttatacaaccaaatcttgcctcaaagtcaggaattcaaaaataatcacctgctttgaggccactgggagcaacatccaaggggttggtgagcaacatgtttctcgcgagctactgtttggggaccTTAGACTCTAAgacaacaaatacattttcacaccaaatcttcccctaactgaccttcaagctgagcTTTCATGTGTATCTAAAGGAACAAATAGGCATTCTCCTAAAAGGacattgttatttgttttttacaacaGCTCCTCTCTTCATTCTTATTTAGCTCTGCCGACAGAACTCCCTCCAAATCATAATTTAAATAATCCATGACTCAGACTGAGCAAATTAAGAAATCAGAGGCATTTTCAGTAATAGtggatatgatatatatatatatagagagagagagagagagagagagagagagagagagagagagagagagagagagagagagagagagagagagatacgtCTAGTAACATCATCAGACATATATAATATTAGTCATGTGATAATAAAGTCCCAAAAGAAAGAACTGACAATTGTTACCTGATTCTTCCAAACCCTCCATAGGGATAGGTTGGGATTTGGATTTAGGAGAGTAAATTGTCCCATGGCCATCAGGAGTTTGGGGTCTTTCTTGGAATACACCACTGCCTGAGGGCCCACCGTCAATAGTGTCTGTTACTTTTATCCTTTTCCTGAAGTCAGGTTCTTGATCATCAACCAATGGAGAAGATCCCGTCACTGTAACAAGATAAT
The Xenopus laevis strain J_2021 chromosome 9_10S, Xenopus_laevis_v10.1, whole genome shotgun sequence DNA segment above includes these coding regions:
- the LOC108702356 gene encoding interferon-induced very large GTPase 1 isoform X1 produces the protein MERLEARDWPKTTNSVAVMRCTKCMFLEASTPILGVIFLMNIQGRKIDIVGISAATGGLLAYVLHRWCSCSSKEEKEGCREEVCDPESGSLEFRGTSVDPPQYGSFKHSEVDSIITHEASVTQYQRTKLDSYSMETEDYIPAVPRSSLSADNQVLGFGKQRKQRDSTDVGPSDSGVFQESSQTPVGHLETSSPKSNNHSIPMDGLEQSEEKITTQAQIASEQEVLSVSGRKSIDPSLERNKRPKSEVTGSSPLVDDQEPDFRKRIKVTDTIDGGPSGSGVFQERPQTPDGHGTIYSPKSKSQPIPMEGLEESGEKSAFQKIFKEFGLDSYSSKLSLKDVLSLGQMIQCQTLPEVPWYYLRKLMSLNRNARNTTLQHQVTQLDTDQDDWYLDEDSSSDSDDSVHPLDVLCALLHYSDPCLQQEILLKMSMCQFAVPLLLPPGDGTDCTFMLWAMRGIVKRWRPQSSQDSKGFKEDNLVNISMPVFSFVRLGNCRTSKSHILNLILSPAHQAQEVFLHKEMETGNASRKISDGLVEICWYFPGSNLKSDIIKQPIAVTNMRGDLRSGEEQFRFLSHVSSAVFIFTESVGERECELLAKFNNLYNTYIIIDPSSQASSKKIKEYRELLQEKLNLDKKNVWERKRSSNDAALVRELKNTIANHTKISDYNMNLQQMSQKTQTFNIHVDESSIELEAAKHHANQIATNIRDIVKYKNETMKLQGELWKELSKTEKEMCRMRDQGSENAEDYMDKLRQRCSSLRKRQNAHPFPEAIEQFRKAATELAQIEKQCFLKFTKFSLESVARENLCKLQAEYKETFDNYGADVEKLKQIDQRISDSSLGIEHFLRELGQFYEAKYVVENGSNMEEKFSKLPGMAADLLLDGFPLELIDGDASNIPLQWISDVLNELDTKTGGKYRMRVITVLGVQSTGKSTLLNTMFGLQFPVASGRCTRGAFMTLIKVEDKFQMELGCEFILVIDTEGLKSPELASLEDSYEHDNEMATLVVGLSDITIINMAMENTAEMKDILQLVIHAFLRMKQIGKKHNCQFVHQNVSDVSAHEKNLRDRQKLLQQLDKMTEVAAKMEKKNHITMFSDIIDYDLEEHTWYIPGLWYGVPPMASVNTGYSNGVNELKKYLISYMKKMKVKAQTIPEFTEWIKSLWNAVKHEKFIFSFRNSLVSEAYNQLCMHYTGWEWSFLKATYNWFTETETSIRNLPADKLDSERRKMIMQEMKQILGIEERNMSQSLEEYFSSGCDNVHLLEPFRTDFFRSVKYLRETQESCLVIKCEDALRLQLDRSKVQQIQERFLQNIESKVKAIIENSRDNGSELDDNMLKMEFENIWEETLKGLNIQRLSKRDISQEMFQYLKYNSPSKKLHGQNNFEDYYWDTDFDPVINKYHNYISEIISTKGNYDETYCHELLRMIKEEHKEEPVDLVVFIFKEAAQKFQTLHNEFIENNDPARSLENLRCHYFSLFESMYKEKDECQKRAGYFCEVCLKPAIVQHIQNHTGRELLDHILQKPEFRSRRTFQFYVLEQLLQANSFEEYNKCINNYESFTHIFILNYIKQQYQKLKSSSDLYIRVLDSIMQKVKHACSNSAGQANNFSDFLEYFCRQLDKELVVSQNKLKLIVFENKFNVSEFSNNVEIFLEDTEKQIKAEMRECDIDSMFSNITLKPQEELYKKVIGCGKQCPFCKVPCEAGTDDHSEHFASIHRPMGLAQCSKDVLDVLDHSICSTAVLSNRSFNSEETGWTAHPYKDYRKYYPEWNIHPEDGRKGTDYWKFVLKEHNDKFAREHGKKPATFPEDWQRITREKALQSLKKSFHVKESHSY
- the LOC108702356 gene encoding interferon-induced very large GTPase 1 isoform X2 translates to MRCTKCMFLEASTPILGVIFLMNIQGRKIDIVGISAATGGLLAYVLHRWCSCSSKEEKEGCREEVCDPESGSLEFRGTSVDPPQYGSFKHSEVDSIITHEASVTQYQRTKLDSYSMETEDYIPAVPRSSLSADNQVLGFGKQRKQRDSTDVGPSDSGVFQESSQTPVGHLETSSPKSNNHSIPMDGLEQSEEKITTQAQIASEQEVLSVSGRKSIDPSLERNKRPKSEVTGSSPLVDDQEPDFRKRIKVTDTIDGGPSGSGVFQERPQTPDGHGTIYSPKSKSQPIPMEGLEESGEKSAFQKIFKEFGLDSYSSKLSLKDVLSLGQMIQCQTLPEVPWYYLRKLMSLNRNARNTTLQHQVTQLDTDQDDWYLDEDSSSDSDDSVHPLDVLCALLHYSDPCLQQEILLKMSMCQFAVPLLLPPGDGTDCTFMLWAMRGIVKRWRPQSSQDSKGFKEDNLVNISMPVFSFVRLGNCRTSKSHILNLILSPAHQAQEVFLHKEMETGNASRKISDGLVEICWYFPGSNLKSDIIKQPIAVTNMRGDLRSGEEQFRFLSHVSSAVFIFTESVGERECELLAKFNNLYNTYIIIDPSSQASSKKIKEYRELLQEKLNLDKKNVWERKRSSNDAALVRELKNTIANHTKISDYNMNLQQMSQKTQTFNIHVDESSIELEAAKHHANQIATNIRDIVKYKNETMKLQGELWKELSKTEKEMCRMRDQGSENAEDYMDKLRQRCSSLRKRQNAHPFPEAIEQFRKAATELAQIEKQCFLKFTKFSLESVARENLCKLQAEYKETFDNYGADVEKLKQIDQRISDSSLGIEHFLRELGQFYEAKYVVENGSNMEEKFSKLPGMAADLLLDGFPLELIDGDASNIPLQWISDVLNELDTKTGGKYRMRVITVLGVQSTGKSTLLNTMFGLQFPVASGRCTRGAFMTLIKVEDKFQMELGCEFILVIDTEGLKSPELASLEDSYEHDNEMATLVVGLSDITIINMAMENTAEMKDILQLVIHAFLRMKQIGKKHNCQFVHQNVSDVSAHEKNLRDRQKLLQQLDKMTEVAAKMEKKNHITMFSDIIDYDLEEHTWYIPGLWYGVPPMASVNTGYSNGVNELKKYLISYMKKMKVKAQTIPEFTEWIKSLWNAVKHEKFIFSFRNSLVSEAYNQLCMHYTGWEWSFLKATYNWFTETETSIRNLPADKLDSERRKMIMQEMKQILGIEERNMSQSLEEYFSSGCDNVHLLEPFRTDFFRSVKYLRETQESCLVIKCEDALRLQLDRSKVQQIQERFLQNIESKVKAIIENSRDNGSELDDNMLKMEFENIWEETLKGLNIQRLSKRDISQEMFQYLKYNSPSKKLHGQNNFEDYYWDTDFDPVINKYHNYISEIISTKGNYDETYCHELLRMIKEEHKEEPVDLVVFIFKEAAQKFQTLHNEFIENNDPARSLENLRCHYFSLFESMYKEKDECQKRAGYFCEVCLKPAIVQHIQNHTGRELLDHILQKPEFRSRRTFQFYVLEQLLQANSFEEYNKCINNYESFTHIFILNYIKQQYQKLKSSSDLYIRVLDSIMQKVKHACSNSAGQANNFSDFLEYFCRQLDKELVVSQNKLKLIVFENKFNVSEFSNNVEIFLEDTEKQIKAEMRECDIDSMFSNITLKPQEELYKKVIGCGKQCPFCKVPCEAGTDDHSEHFASIHRPMGLAQCSKDVLDVLDHSICSTAVLSNRSFNSEETGWTAHPYKDYRKYYPEWNIHPEDGRKGTDYWKFVLKEHNDKFAREHGKKPATFPEDWQRITREKALQSLKKSFHVKESHSY